In Oligoflexia bacterium, the genomic stretch AGACACTTATTGTACAGCTGATGTTGATAACGAATGGCTCGAAGCTGCGGCTGATAACAGCAAAGGCAATTTAGCTTTAGGCACAAGTGCTAAGCGCATTCTCACCACCACCGTAGGTGATGAAATGAAAATGCTTTGGAAAGATGACTCCAAAGTAGTGTCTGTCTCAGCAAAAGATCGTGCTGCAATTGCGCTGGCGGGTCATGCGGGTGACGGCGTTTACTGGTATGCACCTAAGTCAAATATTTGGACAACCAGTACAGCATATTCTGCCTCAAAAGAATTGCCTACGTGGCTTAAAACCTTGAATAAAAAAATCAACGGCAGAAAAGCGCCACCTGATGGTGGTTACATTCAAAGTTTAGACGCAATTATTGATACGACAGATATAGCACTGGCTGCGGCAGATGCATTTCAATTAGGAAAACACAAAAAAACAGATGCCCTATGGGTGAGTTATTCCACACATGATTATGTCTCTCACCACTACGGAGATGATACCAAAGAACTTGAAAAAGCATTTATTGTTGAAGATCAAAATATCGGGCGTCTTGTTTCTGAATTGCAAAAAAAAATCGGCAATAAAAAATTAATCGTTGTAGTCACCGGTGATCATGGGGCGGGCGTTGATATTAAAAAACACCAAAAACAAAATATTCCGGGTGGGAAAGTCGATTTTGATAAAGAAAAAGCCAGAATTAATAAATGTCTAAATCTTTCTGGTGTTGGTTCTGTCGGATTCCTCGGCACTTCCTCTATTCATTTGTCAGATACGGTGAAGCAAGAAGATTTAGTAGACGCCCGTAAAAAGGCAAAGCAATGTTTGATCGCTGATGGTTCAATTTGGAGTGCCTTTACTCGGGATGAAATTTTATCCAATCAATATCCTCAAGTCCCTTGGCTTAAGAGTTTGGCAAAATCGTATAACCCTGCGCGAGGCCCAGATGTGGTGGGAGTTTTGAATCCTTATTGGAATTCCAGTGATGACAATACCATTTCTCATGAAACATCGTATGACTATGACAGTTGGGTACCGCTTGCAGTATGGTGGCCCGGTGTGAAGCCCCGTAAAATACATCGACGTGTAGATATCACAAGCCTTGCACCCACATTGTCTCGCATTCTTGAAACCCGTAGACCCAGCGGTGCTACCTATGAATTGTTAACCGAGGTTCTCGACGCCACCCATTGACATCAAGCATATTTCGGCTGAAAGTCATATTTATGGAAATCCTGCATTTTTGCCCATCAAGAAGTTACTCGGGTCTTGAGCAATACGCATTTCAAATGGCCGCAGAACAAAAGAAAAAAGGCAAGAGTGTTGCCTTTGTTGTGTTTCCTGGATCAAAGCTTGAAGAAGAATGCAAAAAAGCAGGTCTTCAAGTCATTCCGTATGATTTTCATCCAGCTCTTGCGCCTATAAAATTTTGGTGGAAGCTTAAACGTGTTTTTGACAGCTCACCTGAGCTTTCAGTTATTCATCTTCATTCCACACAAGAGATTTTTCATATCTACGGAGCCATGATTTATCGTAAGTTTTTTCGATTTGCGTTCAAGAGTGTTAAACCTCCTAAAATTATTTTGCAAATTCATATTTGGCTCAATCACCGGAAGCAAGATCCATTTCATACTGCCCTATATTCTTTGGTCGATGAAGTCTGGTGCAGCAGTGGCTCGGCAAAAGAAGCGTTGATAAAAAATCTGCCTGTGAGCCCCTCTAAAATTCGCATCGTAAATTATGGCCGTGATATCGAAAAAACAGAAAATGGTTTTTTAACTCAAGAAAAGGCCAGAGAGGAATTAAAACTTCCTCAAAATGTTGTGATCTTTGGAACCGTCAGTCGCCTTGAGGAATCAAAGGGAATAAAAGAGTTTTTAGAAGGGGGAATTGAGTTTTTGCGCAAACACCCACAAGTGCATTTAGCTATTATTGGTGGAGCAAGTCCCAATAATCCCGAAGCTGAAAAATACACCCAAGAGTTAAATCAGATGGTGGATGTTCTTGAGAATGCAAATCGTAGCCGCATTCATTTTTTGGGAACAGTTCATGATTCATATAAATATTTAAAAGCTTTAGATGTGTACGTACTTCCAAGTTATGAAGAGTGTTTTTCTTTGGCACTTCTTGATGCTCAATTAGCCGCATTGCCAGTTGCCG encodes the following:
- a CDS encoding alkaline phosphatase family protein yields the protein MISSLALVVVIVIDQFRMDEYFRIKSKLSKSGLVRLLDQGILYDDAHHSQFFNVTCPGHVAISTGSDPGLHGIMFNFDYDKKLKKDTYCTADVDNEWLEAAADNSKGNLALGTSAKRILTTTVGDEMKMLWKDDSKVVSVSAKDRAAIALAGHAGDGVYWYAPKSNIWTTSTAYSASKELPTWLKTLNKKINGRKAPPDGGYIQSLDAIIDTTDIALAAADAFQLGKHKKTDALWVSYSTHDYVSHHYGDDTKELEKAFIVEDQNIGRLVSELQKKIGNKKLIVVVTGDHGAGVDIKKHQKQNIPGGKVDFDKEKARINKCLNLSGVGSVGFLGTSSIHLSDTVKQEDLVDARKKAKQCLIADGSIWSAFTRDEILSNQYPQVPWLKSLAKSYNPARGPDVVGVLNPYWNSSDDNTISHETSYDYDSWVPLAVWWPGVKPRKIHRRVDITSLAPTLSRILETRRPSGATYELLTEVLDATH
- a CDS encoding glycosyltransferase — its product is MEILHFCPSRSYSGLEQYAFQMAAEQKKKGKSVAFVVFPGSKLEEECKKAGLQVIPYDFHPALAPIKFWWKLKRVFDSSPELSVIHLHSTQEIFHIYGAMIYRKFFRFAFKSVKPPKIILQIHIWLNHRKQDPFHTALYSLVDEVWCSSGSAKEALIKNLPVSPSKIRIVNYGRDIEKTENGFLTQEKAREELKLPQNVVIFGTVSRLEESKGIKEFLEGGIEFLRKHPQVHLAIIGGASPNNPEAEKYTQELNQMVDVLENANRSRIHFLGTVHDSYKYLKALDVYVLPSYEECFSLALLDAQLAALPVAGTQSGGTPEIVCEGETGWLFKPRDAKALNVKMEVALTIQDQWPTFGARAKARVKKDFDQAQIFDQILNYYKH